A region of Porites lutea chromosome 13, jaPorLute2.1, whole genome shotgun sequence DNA encodes the following proteins:
- the LOC140922647 gene encoding mitochondrial-processing peptidase subunit beta-like, with translation MASPFAFRLGVKNAGRLTNLFSLTPKGKAGVLACKRFGSTALSYEQSLYNVPETKVTVLPNGMRVASEDSGLSTATVGLWIDAGSRFETEKNNGVAHFLEHMAFKGTKNRSQTDLELEVENMGAHLNAYTSREQTVYYAKVFSKDIPKAVDILADIIQNSTLGEAEIERERGVILREMQEVDTQLEEVVFDHLHATAYQGTPLGRTILGPTHNVKTITRDDLVEYINKHYSAPRMVLAAAGGVDHDALVKLAEQNFSGLRSTYESQDKLTPCRYTGSEIRFRDDDMPLAHVAVAVEGCGWTHPDYFALMVTNMLIGNWDRSFSAGRNISSKLAQDMIKHNLAHSFMSFNTCYTDTGLWGIYFVSDKMSIDNTIYCIQKEWMRICTSVTDHEVARAKNLLKTNILMQLDGSTPICEDIGRQMLTYDRRIPLPELDKRIEMIDAKMIRDVATKYIYDRCPAVVGVGPIEQLTDYNRIRGGMYWLRL, from the exons ATGGCGTCTCCTTTCGCCTTTCGTCTTGGCGTGAAAAATGCCGGTAGATTAACAAACCTTTTTTCGTTAACTCCAAAG GGTAAAGCCGGCGTATTGGCCTGCAAACGGTTTGGGTCAACTGCTCTTTCATATGAACAG TCTTTGTACAATGTTCCTGAGACTAAAGTCACAGTTCTTCCTAATGGAATGAGAGTTGCTAGTGAAGATTCTGGACTGTCTACAGCAACG GTTGGTCTTTGGATTGATGCTGGTAGCCGATTTGAAACAGAGAAGAATAATGGAGTTGCTCATTTCCTTGAGCATATGGCATTCAAG GGTACAAAGAATCGTTCACAAACAGATCTTGAATTGGAAGTAGAAAACATGGGAGCTCATCTGAATGCCTACACGTCACGTGAACAGACTGTTTACTATGCCAAGGTCTTCAGCAAGGACATTCCAAAAG CTGTTGACATCCTAGCAGACATCATTCAGAACTCAACTCTTGGTGAGGCTGAGATTGAACGAGAGCGGGGTGTGATCCTTCGTGAAATGCAAGAAGTTGATACGCAGCTAGAGGAAGTTGTGTTTGATCATCTTCATGCCACAGCATACCAGGGGACCCCGCTCGGTAGAACCATTCTTGGTCCTACCCACAATGTCAA GACCATAACTCGTGATGATCTTGTTGAATACATCAACAAACACTACAGTGCCCCAAGAATGGTACTGGCAGCTGCCGGAG GTGTTGATCATGATGCTTTGGTAAAGCTTGCTGAACAAAATTTTAGTGGTCTGAGATCGACATATGAGTCACAAGATAAGCTGACGCCCTGCAGATACACTGGCAGTGAG ATCCGTTTCCGTGATGATGACATGCCATTGGCTCATGTTGCTGTTGCTGTAGAAGGCTGTGGCTGGACTCATCCAGATTACTTTGCTCTTATGGTCACTAACATG cTGATCGGCAACTGGGACAGATCATTCAGTGCTGGAAGGAATATCAGCAGCAAACTCGCACAG gaCATGATTAAACATAACTTGGCTCACAGTTTCATGTCATTCAACACTTGCTACACAGATACAGGACTATG GGGAATTTACTTTGTGTCTGATAAAATGTCCATTGACAACACAATATACTGCATCCAGAAAGAATG gatgCGTATATGCACCAGTGTAACGGATCACGAGGTGGCACGTGCTAAAAATCTGCTGAAAACAAACATACTCATGCAGCTGGATG GATCCACTCCTATCTGCGAAGACATTGGAAG GCAAATGTTGACATATGACAGGCGTATTCCTTTGCCAGAACTTGACAAAAGAATTGAG ATGATTGATGCTAAGATGATCAGAGACGTAGCCACAAAATACATCTATGACCGCTGCCCTGCTGTTGTTGGAGTCG ggCCAATAGAACAGCTGACGGATTATAACAGAATTCGAGGAGGCATGTACTGGTTGAGGCTTTAG
- the LOC140922648 gene encoding proteasome subunit alpha type-5-like isoform X1: MFLTRSEYDRGVNTFSPEGRLFQVEYAIEAIKLGSTAIGIQTSEGVVLAVEKRITSPLMEPNSVEKIVEIDSHIGCAMSGLIADSRTMVDKARVEAQNHWFTYNEQMSVESVTQAVSNLALEFGDDDAREGAMSRPFGVALLFGGVDSKGPQLYHLDPSGTFFQYDAKAIGSGSEGAQQALEEVYHKSMTLKEACKSALTILKQVMEEKLNATNVELATATPDKKFRMFTKEEIETLVQEIK, from the exons ATGTTTCTGACAAGATCAGAGTACGACAG AGGAGTTAACACTTTCTCGCCGGAAGGACGGCTTTTTCAAGTGGAATATGCCATAGAAGCTATCAAA CTTGGATCAACTGCGATTGGTATACAAACATCAGAAGGTGTAGTTCTTGCTGTTGAAAAACGAATTACCTCTCCACTCATGGAGCCAAACAGTGTTGAGAAGATTGTGGAAATAGACAGTCATATAG gtTGTGCCATGAGTGGCCTGATTGCTGATTCAAGAACAATGGTTGACAAAGCAAGGGTGGAAGCACAG AATCACTGGTTTACGTACAATGAACAGATGAGTGTAGAAAGCGTCACACAAGCAGTGTCAAATCTTGCACTTGAGTTTGGAGATGATGACGCAAGAGAAGGAGCAATG AGTCGTCCGTTTGGAGTGGCATTACTTTTTGGTGGAGTGGATTCCAAAGGACCACAACT TTATCACCTGGACCCATCTGGAACTTTTTTCCAATATGACGCAAAAGCGATAG GTTCTGGATCTGAAGGTGCACAGCAGGCACTAGAAGAAGTATATCATAAG TCAATGACTCTGAAAGAGGCTTGCAAATCTGCTCTTACGATACTCAAGCAAGTCATGGAGGAAAAACTCAATGCTACAAATGTTGAA cTTGCAACTGCCACACCAGACAAAAAGTTCAGGATGTTTACGAAAGAGGAGATTGAGACTCTTGTGCAAGAGATAAAATAG
- the LOC140922648 gene encoding proteasome subunit alpha type-5-like isoform X2 has translation MEPNSVEKIVEIDSHIGCAMSGLIADSRTMVDKARVEAQNHWFTYNEQMSVESVTQAVSNLALEFGDDDAREGAMSRPFGVALLFGGVDSKGPQLYHLDPSGTFFQYDAKAIGSGSEGAQQALEEVYHKSMTLKEACKSALTILKQVMEEKLNATNVELATATPDKKFRMFTKEEIETLVQEIK, from the exons ATGGAGCCAAACAGTGTTGAGAAGATTGTGGAAATAGACAGTCATATAG gtTGTGCCATGAGTGGCCTGATTGCTGATTCAAGAACAATGGTTGACAAAGCAAGGGTGGAAGCACAG AATCACTGGTTTACGTACAATGAACAGATGAGTGTAGAAAGCGTCACACAAGCAGTGTCAAATCTTGCACTTGAGTTTGGAGATGATGACGCAAGAGAAGGAGCAATG AGTCGTCCGTTTGGAGTGGCATTACTTTTTGGTGGAGTGGATTCCAAAGGACCACAACT TTATCACCTGGACCCATCTGGAACTTTTTTCCAATATGACGCAAAAGCGATAG GTTCTGGATCTGAAGGTGCACAGCAGGCACTAGAAGAAGTATATCATAAG TCAATGACTCTGAAAGAGGCTTGCAAATCTGCTCTTACGATACTCAAGCAAGTCATGGAGGAAAAACTCAATGCTACAAATGTTGAA cTTGCAACTGCCACACCAGACAAAAAGTTCAGGATGTTTACGAAAGAGGAGATTGAGACTCTTGTGCAAGAGATAAAATAG